A single window of Buchnera aphidicola (Aphis nasturtii) DNA harbors:
- the metR gene encoding HTH-type transcriptional regulator MetR, giving the protein MIEIKHLRTLQILKNSGSLNSAAIQLHQTPSAISHQCNELEKRLGFKLFIRKTNPIKFTIQGKILLKLSTEILPKIEKAIKNCKYTHHTVIKLAIECHSCIHWLTPALKIFHKNWPKVEIDFYSDMIFSPQPSLQQGKLDIVFTSEVLPKNDLVYIPMFDFEVRLILSPSHPLAKQERKIVPEDLSSEILMTYPVERNRLDIWKFFLQPAGIIPIFKNVNNTSLLIQMVSAKMGITALPHWVVDNFEQQNLIVTKKLGQGIWKRLYAAVRSGEQKELTIQNFIFSISSHANNRLKFIRHILQPGFFKNFKY; this is encoded by the coding sequence ATGATCGAAATAAAACATCTACGAACGCTACAAATCTTAAAAAATAGCGGTTCATTAAACTCCGCTGCAATTCAATTGCATCAAACACCATCAGCTATTTCTCATCAATGTAATGAACTAGAAAAAAGATTAGGTTTTAAATTATTTATTAGAAAAACCAATCCTATTAAATTTACTATTCAAGGAAAAATCTTACTAAAATTATCTACAGAAATACTACCTAAGATAGAAAAAGCAATAAAAAACTGTAAATATACTCATCATACAGTTATTAAACTTGCTATTGAATGTCACAGTTGTATTCATTGGCTAACACCTGCATTAAAAATTTTTCATAAAAACTGGCCTAAGGTAGAAATAGATTTTTACTCAGATATGATTTTTAGTCCTCAACCCTCTCTTCAACAAGGTAAACTAGATATTGTATTCACTTCAGAAGTTTTACCTAAAAACGATTTAGTTTATATACCTATGTTCGATTTTGAAGTTCGATTAATTTTATCTCCTAGTCATCCTTTAGCGAAACAAGAAAGAAAAATTGTTCCAGAAGATTTATCATCTGAAATATTAATGACATATCCAGTAGAACGTAATAGATTAGATATATGGAAGTTTTTTTTACAACCAGCAGGAATAATACCAATATTTAAAAATGTAAATAATACCTCACTTCTGATACAAATGGTATCAGCAAAAATGGGCATTACTGCTTTACCGCACTGGGTAGTAGACAATTTTGAACAACAAAACTTAATTGTAACAAAAAAGTTAGGACAAGGTATATGGAAAAGACTATATGCTGCTGTAAGAAGTGGCGAACAAAAAGAATTAACTATACAAAATTTTATTTTTTCTATATCTTCACATGCTAATAATCGTTTAAAATTTATTCGTCATATATTACAACCTGGATTTTTTAAAAACTTTAAATATTAA
- the metE gene encoding 5-methyltetrahydropteroyltriglutamate--homocysteine S-methyltransferase, with amino-acid sequence MAITNHILGFPRIGVNRELKRAQESYWSGNIKKSDLLLIGKNLRKYSWNKQKETGIEYISVGDFAWYDHVLTTSMMLGNIPERHHDTNNSIDLDCLFRIARGSYPDISASEMTKWFNTNYHYIVPEFNKDRILKFSWNQLLEETDEALSLGYKVKPIILGPITYLWLGKVKGKYFDRLDLLDNILPIYKYILNELSKRNINFVQIDEPALVLELPDKWKKAYSYAYKYLHGKTKILLTTYFDSINHNIEFIRNLPVHGIHIDLVCGKYNLFDFNNKIPKEWTLSLGIINGRNIWKSDLLKWFEVISKITKFRQNLLISSSCSLLHSPIDLNMEKNLDKETKKWFSFAIQKCSELKLLLTALKDDDTSLIKQWCDPIYQRSFSEKVQKFEVQKRVSKILNSNFNRINNYSIRSEAQKTKFNLPILPTTTIGSFPQTLEIRKLRKDYKENVINFKEYEIGIKKHILEVIRIQEELDIDVLVHGEAERNDMVEYFGEHLDGFVFTENGWVQSYGSRCVKPPIIIGDISRPKSITIEWLKYAQSLTKKPVKGMLTGPVTILFWSFPREDISLKMMSKQIGLALHDEVLDLEKNGIEIIQIDEPALREGLPLKKSLWNKYLDWAVDAFRLTCFDVKNTTQIHTHMCYCEFNDIMNSIALLDADVITIETARSDMELLEVFKEFKYPNEVGPGIYDIHSSNVPNVKSIDILLQQAMKYIPLRRLWVNPDCGLKTRNWNETISSLKNMVEATKKIRNIIQKNLI; translated from the coding sequence ATGGCTATTACGAATCATATACTTGGATTTCCAAGAATAGGTGTGAATCGAGAACTTAAAAGAGCCCAAGAATCTTATTGGTCTGGTAATATTAAAAAATCAGATTTATTGTTGATAGGAAAAAATTTAAGAAAATACAGTTGGAATAAACAAAAAGAGACTGGAATCGAATATATATCAGTTGGAGATTTTGCTTGGTATGATCATGTTTTAACGACTAGTATGATGTTAGGAAATATACCAGAACGACATCATGATACTAATAATTCTATTGATTTAGATTGTTTATTTCGTATAGCTCGAGGATCTTATCCAGATATTTCTGCATCAGAAATGACTAAATGGTTTAACACTAATTATCATTATATAGTTCCAGAATTTAATAAAGATAGAATACTAAAATTTTCTTGGAATCAACTGTTAGAAGAAACAGATGAAGCTTTATCATTAGGTTATAAAGTTAAACCTATTATTTTAGGTCCTATCACATACTTATGGCTAGGTAAAGTAAAGGGAAAATATTTTGATCGTTTAGATTTACTTGATAATATATTGCCTATATATAAGTATATTTTAAATGAATTATCCAAAAGAAACATTAATTTTGTTCAAATCGATGAACCTGCTTTAGTTTTAGAACTTCCTGATAAGTGGAAAAAGGCTTATTCATATGCTTATAAATATTTACATGGAAAAACTAAAATATTATTAACAACATATTTTGATAGTATTAATCATAATATAGAATTTATTCGTAATTTGCCTGTACATGGTATTCATATTGATTTAGTTTGTGGAAAATATAATTTATTTGATTTTAATAATAAAATTCCTAAAGAATGGACGTTATCTTTGGGAATTATTAACGGGAGAAATATTTGGAAATCAGATCTTTTAAAATGGTTTGAAGTGATCTCTAAAATTACTAAGTTTCGTCAAAATTTGTTGATTAGTTCGTCTTGTTCATTATTACATTCGCCAATTGATTTAAACATGGAAAAAAATTTAGACAAAGAAACCAAGAAATGGTTTTCTTTCGCTATTCAGAAATGTAGTGAATTAAAATTATTGTTAACAGCGTTAAAGGATGATGATACTAGTTTAATTAAACAATGGTGCGATCCCATTTATCAACGTAGTTTTTCTGAAAAAGTTCAAAAATTTGAAGTTCAAAAACGTGTTTCTAAAATTTTAAATAGTAATTTTAATCGTATTAATAATTATTCTATACGTTCTGAAGCACAAAAAACTAAATTTAATTTGCCTATTTTACCTACTACTACGATTGGTTCTTTTCCTCAAACATTAGAAATAAGAAAGTTAAGAAAAGATTATAAAGAAAATGTAATAAATTTTAAAGAATATGAAATAGGTATTAAAAAACATATTTTAGAAGTAATAAGAATACAAGAAGAGCTAGATATTGATGTTCTTGTTCACGGAGAAGCCGAAAGAAATGATATGGTAGAATATTTCGGAGAACATTTAGATGGATTTGTATTCACAGAAAATGGATGGGTTCAAAGTTATGGATCACGTTGCGTCAAACCACCTATTATTATTGGTGATATTAGTCGTCCAAAATCTATCACTATAGAATGGTTAAAATATGCTCAATCTTTAACAAAAAAACCAGTAAAAGGTATGTTAACAGGTCCAGTAACTATTTTATTTTGGTCTTTTCCTAGAGAAGATATTTCATTAAAAATGATGTCTAAACAAATTGGACTAGCATTGCATGATGAAGTTTTAGATTTAGAAAAAAACGGAATTGAAATTATCCAAATTGATGAACCTGCATTACGAGAAGGATTACCTTTGAAAAAAAGTTTATGGAATAAATATTTAGATTGGGCAGTAGATGCTTTTCGTTTAACTTGTTTTGATGTAAAAAATACTACACAAATTCATACACATATGTGTTATTGCGAATTTAATGATATTATGAACTCTATTGCTTTATTAGATGCTGATGTTATTACAATTGAAACAGCACGTTCTGATATGGAATTATTAGAAGTATTTAAAGAATTTAAATATCCAAACGAAGTGGGCCCAGGTATATACGATATTCATTCTTCAAATGTACCTAATGTTAAATCAATTGATATATTATTACAGCAAGCAATGAAGTATATACCATTGAGACGTCTGTGGGTGAATCCAGATTGTGGCTTAAAAACAAGAAATTGGAATGAAACAATATCTTCGTTAAAAAATATGGTAGAAGCTACAAAAAAAATACGAAATATAATTCAAAAAAACCTAATATAA
- the purH gene encoding bifunctional phosphoribosylaminoimidazolecarboxamide formyltransferase/IMP cyclohydrolase, which translates to MSSKKILKNALVSLSNKKHLLEIAQILLKKKINLLATGGTAKYLKNHNVPVIEIAEYTNFPEILNGRVKTMHPKIIAGILYRRDKDQKTIQSYDILPIDIVIVNFYPFDKIDIQKEYKIEEMIEKIDIGGPTLVRSAAKNYKDVIVIVNFFDFKLIFNSIENNYVSIEKRLYLANQAFLYTSRYEKSIEQYFTNENKFNEKNKKNLFPDQIKFQFVKKQNLRYGENQHQKSALYIKEHSLTPGTISSSYQVHGKKLSYNNISDADIALECVKEFYEPACVIVKHGNPCGVSEKTSLLKAYISAYKADPISAFGGIIAFNSIIDVKTAEEIIQRQFVEVIIAPEINHLSLEILKKKKNIRILITGKFKKNNEQIDFKRITNGLLVQEHDKSEIDIKKFNFVTKRLPTEKELQDAIFCWKIVKYIKSNAILYGLNKTTISIGSGQTSRVDATQLANLKAKDRGFDTTGAVMASDAFFPFRDGVDKATSIGIKCIIQPGGSIRDQEVIECANEYNIAMIFTQQRHFKH; encoded by the coding sequence ATGTCATCAAAAAAGATATTAAAAAATGCTTTAGTTAGTTTATCTAATAAAAAACATTTATTAGAAATTGCACAAATTTTATTGAAAAAAAAAATTAATTTACTTGCAACAGGAGGAACAGCAAAATATTTAAAAAATCACAATGTACCTGTAATTGAAATTGCAGAATATACAAATTTTCCAGAAATATTAAATGGTCGCGTAAAAACTATGCACCCTAAAATAATAGCAGGCATTTTATATAGAAGAGATAAAGATCAAAAAACTATACAATCATATGACATACTACCAATAGACATTGTAATCGTTAATTTTTATCCATTTGACAAAATTGATATTCAAAAAGAATACAAAATAGAAGAAATGATTGAAAAAATTGATATTGGAGGACCAACATTAGTTCGATCTGCTGCCAAAAATTATAAAGATGTGATAGTTATAGTAAATTTTTTTGATTTTAAATTAATTTTTAATTCAATAGAAAATAATTATGTCAGTATAGAAAAAAGGTTGTATTTAGCAAATCAAGCTTTTTTATATACATCTCGTTACGAAAAAAGTATCGAACAATACTTTACAAATGAAAATAAATTTAATGAAAAAAATAAAAAAAATTTATTTCCAGATCAAATTAAATTTCAATTTGTTAAAAAACAAAACTTAAGATATGGAGAAAATCAACACCAAAAATCGGCTTTATATATAAAAGAACATAGTTTAACTCCAGGAACGATTAGTTCATCGTATCAAGTGCATGGAAAAAAATTATCTTATAATAATATATCTGATGCAGATATCGCCTTAGAATGTGTTAAAGAGTTTTATGAACCAGCTTGTGTTATTGTGAAACATGGAAATCCTTGTGGAGTATCTGAAAAAACATCTCTATTAAAAGCATATATATCTGCTTATAAAGCAGATCCTATTTCTGCATTTGGAGGAATTATTGCATTTAATTCTATAATAGATGTAAAAACAGCTGAAGAAATTATTCAAAGACAATTTGTTGAAGTAATTATTGCACCTGAAATAAATCATTTATCTTTAGAAATATTAAAAAAGAAAAAAAACATAAGAATATTAATTACTGGAAAATTCAAAAAAAATAATGAACAAATAGATTTCAAAAGAATAACAAACGGATTACTTGTGCAAGAACATGATAAAAGTGAAATAGATATAAAAAAATTTAATTTTGTGACGAAAAGATTACCTACTGAAAAAGAATTACAAGATGCTATATTTTGTTGGAAAATAGTGAAATATATCAAATCAAATGCAATTTTATATGGTCTTAATAAAACAACTATTAGTATAGGATCTGGACAAACTAGTAGAGTAGACGCAACTCAATTAGCAAATCTTAAGGCCAAAGATCGAGGATTTGATACTACAGGAGCTGTGATGGCATCTGATGCGTTTTTTCCTTTTAGAGATGGAGTGGATAAAGCAACATCTATTGGAATAAAATGCATTATTCAACCAGGTGGTTCAATTCGTGATCAAGAAGTGATTGAATGTGCTAATGAATATAATATAGCAATGATTTTTACTCAACAACGTCATTTTAAACATTAA
- a CDS encoding HU family DNA-binding protein produces the protein MNKTQLINIISKKSNLSKIQVKSTLESTLSTIIESLKKGEPVQIVGFGTFKVNLRASRTGRNPQTGKEIIIPATKVPSFISGKTLKNAIK, from the coding sequence ATGAATAAAACTCAATTAATTAATATTATTTCTAAAAAGTCTAATCTATCGAAAATACAAGTTAAATCTACTTTAGAATCAACACTATCTACTATTATTGAATCTTTGAAAAAAGGCGAACCCGTACAAATAGTTGGTTTTGGTACATTCAAAGTGAATTTAAGAGCTTCTCGTACAGGAAGGAATCCGCAAACAGGAAAAGAAATTATTATTCCTGCAACAAAAGTTCCTAGTTTTATATCTGGTAAAACATTAAAAAATGCAATTAAATAA
- the rpoC gene encoding DNA-directed RNA polymerase subunit beta', producing the protein MKDLLKFLKAQTKTEDFDAIKISLASPDVIRSWSFGEVKKPETINYRTFKPERDGLFCARIFGPVKDYECLCGKYKRLKHRGVICEKCGVEVTQSKVRRERMGHIELSSPTAHIWFLKSLPSRIGLLLDMPLRDIERVLYFESYVVISTGMTHLEKNQILTEEQYLDALEEFGDEFYAKMGAEAIQLLLKGMNLIKECENLRTELNETNSETKRKKLTKRIKLIESFIQSHNKPEWMILTVLPVLPPDLRPLVPLDGGRFATSDLNDLYRRVINRNNRLKRLLDLAAPDIIIRNEKRMLQEAVDALLDNGRRGRAITGSNKRPLKSLADMIKGKQGRFRQNLLGKRVDYSGRSVITVGPYLRLHQCGLPKKMALELFKPFIYGKLEVRSLATTIKAAKKMVEREESVVWDILDEVIREHPVLLNRAPTLHRLGIQAFEPVLIEGKAIQLHPLVCAAYNADFDGDQMAVHVPLTLEAQLEARALMMSTNNILSPANGEPIIVPSQDVVLGLYYMTREKINGKGEGMFLNSSHEAEKVYHLGVAELHSLIKIRIIEYQKNEDNQLTPIKKIVNTTVGRAILWMIVPKGLPFSIVNQTLGKKDISKMLNTCYRILGLKPTVTFADQIMYTGFAYAARSGASVGINDMVIPEKKSSIIQEAEIEVAEIQEQFQSGLVTAGERYNKVIDIWATANERVAKAMMENLSAELVLNKKGESQKQTSFNSIFMMADSGARGSAAQIRQLAGMRGLMAKPDGSIIETPITANFREGLNVLQYFISTHGARKGLADTALKTANSGYLTRRLVDVAQDLVVTKKDCGTHEGILMTPLIEGGDVKEPLRERVLGRVTVENITNPNTKKILIERNTLLNEQWCDLLEKNSIDTIKVRSVVNCDTDFGVCAYCYGRDLARGNLVNKGEAIGVIAAQSIGEPGTQLTMRTFHIGGAASRAATESSIQIKNKGIINLNNAKSVTNSSGKIVITSRNVELNIIDKFGRTKESYKIPYGSIMAKKNGEEVTSGETIAKWDPHTIPVITEVNGFVRFIDMIDGQSITRQADELTGLSSIVVLDTAERMSIGKDLRPSLKIIDANGNDVLISGTDMPAQYFLPGKAIVQLNDGVKISSGDTLARVPQESGGTKDITGGLPRVADLFEARRPKELAILAEISGIISFGKETKGKRRLIITPVDGNDSYEEMIPKWRQLNVFEGERVERGDVISDGPESPHDILRLRGVQAVTKYIVNEVQEVYRLQGVKINDKHIEVIVRQMLRKATIIKSGNSEFLDGEQVEFSRIKIANRILNKKNKILATFSRDLLGITKASLATESFISAASFQETTRVLTESAVAGKKDELRGLKENVIVGRLIPAGTGYAYHKERLHRRKSTNKNYISNNNSSSQVSVEEASASLSELLNSTLT; encoded by the coding sequence GTGAAAGATTTACTAAAATTTTTAAAAGCCCAAACTAAAACTGAAGACTTTGATGCTATTAAAATTTCATTAGCATCACCAGATGTTATTAGATCTTGGTCATTTGGCGAAGTTAAAAAACCAGAAACCATTAACTACCGAACATTTAAACCAGAAAGAGATGGATTATTTTGTGCTCGTATTTTTGGTCCAGTTAAAGATTATGAATGTTTATGCGGAAAATATAAAAGATTAAAACATCGAGGTGTTATTTGTGAAAAATGCGGCGTGGAAGTTACACAAAGTAAAGTAAGACGTGAAAGAATGGGACATATAGAACTTTCTTCTCCCACAGCTCATATTTGGTTTTTAAAGTCATTACCATCACGTATAGGTTTATTATTAGACATGCCATTAAGAGATATTGAAAGAGTTCTCTACTTTGAATCTTATGTTGTCATTAGTACAGGTATGACTCATCTTGAAAAAAATCAAATATTAACAGAAGAACAATATTTAGATGCACTAGAAGAATTTGGAGATGAATTTTACGCAAAAATGGGTGCAGAAGCAATTCAATTATTACTAAAAGGCATGAATTTAATAAAGGAATGTGAAAATTTACGAACAGAATTAAATGAAACAAATTCTGAAACAAAACGAAAAAAATTAACAAAACGAATTAAATTAATTGAATCATTTATACAGTCTCATAATAAACCAGAATGGATGATTCTTACTGTTTTACCGGTATTACCCCCTGATTTAAGACCATTAGTACCATTAGATGGCGGCAGATTTGCAACATCTGATTTAAATGATTTATATCGTAGAGTAATTAATAGAAATAATCGATTAAAAAGATTATTAGATTTAGCTGCTCCTGATATTATTATTCGAAATGAAAAGAGAATGCTACAAGAAGCTGTAGATGCGCTATTAGATAATGGAAGAAGAGGTAGAGCTATTACAGGATCTAATAAAAGACCTCTTAAATCTTTAGCTGATATGATAAAAGGTAAACAAGGTCGATTTCGTCAAAATTTACTTGGAAAACGTGTAGATTATTCAGGTCGATCAGTAATTACTGTTGGTCCTTATTTACGATTACATCAATGTGGTCTACCTAAAAAAATGGCGTTAGAACTTTTCAAACCGTTTATATATGGAAAATTAGAAGTACGAAGTTTAGCAACTACTATTAAAGCTGCAAAAAAAATGGTAGAAAGAGAAGAATCGGTAGTATGGGATATTTTAGATGAAGTTATTCGAGAGCATCCGGTATTATTAAATCGAGCTCCTACCTTACATAGATTAGGTATTCAAGCATTTGAACCTGTGTTAATAGAAGGAAAAGCTATACAACTACATCCATTAGTTTGCGCTGCTTATAACGCTGATTTTGATGGCGATCAAATGGCTGTTCATGTTCCGTTAACACTTGAAGCTCAATTAGAAGCCAGGGCGTTAATGATGTCTACAAACAACATTTTATCACCAGCAAACGGTGAACCAATTATCGTACCTTCTCAGGATGTAGTTTTAGGGTTGTATTATATGACCCGAGAAAAAATCAATGGAAAAGGAGAAGGTATGTTTCTAAACAGTTCTCATGAAGCGGAAAAAGTATATCATTTAGGTGTTGCTGAGTTGCATTCTTTGATTAAAATTAGAATAATAGAATATCAAAAAAACGAAGACAATCAATTAACTCCTATAAAAAAAATAGTTAATACTACTGTAGGCAGAGCTATTTTATGGATGATTGTTCCAAAAGGATTGCCATTTAGCATAGTTAATCAAACTTTAGGGAAGAAAGATATTTCTAAAATGTTAAATACATGTTACCGCATTTTAGGTTTAAAACCTACTGTTACTTTTGCTGATCAAATTATGTATACAGGTTTTGCTTATGCAGCAAGATCAGGCGCATCTGTTGGTATTAATGATATGGTCATACCAGAAAAAAAATCAAGTATTATTCAGGAAGCAGAAATTGAAGTAGCTGAAATACAAGAACAATTTCAGTCTGGTTTAGTTACAGCAGGCGAAAGATATAATAAAGTTATTGACATTTGGGCTACGGCAAATGAAAGAGTAGCAAAAGCAATGATGGAAAACTTATCTGCAGAATTGGTTCTAAATAAAAAAGGAGAATCGCAAAAACAAACTTCTTTTAATAGTATATTTATGATGGCAGATTCAGGAGCTCGAGGATCTGCAGCGCAAATTCGACAATTAGCTGGTATGCGTGGCTTAATGGCTAAACCTGATGGTTCTATTATTGAAACACCTATTACAGCTAACTTTAGAGAAGGTTTAAATGTGTTACAATATTTTATTTCAACACATGGAGCTAGAAAAGGATTAGCGGATACAGCATTAAAAACCGCTAATTCTGGTTATTTAACTCGTAGACTTGTAGATGTAGCGCAAGATTTAGTTGTCACAAAAAAAGATTGCGGAACACATGAAGGTATTTTAATGACTCCCTTAATAGAAGGCGGAGATGTCAAAGAACCATTACGCGAACGAGTTTTAGGTCGAGTCACTGTAGAAAATATAACAAATCCTAATACTAAAAAAATATTAATAGAAAGAAATACTTTATTAAATGAACAATGGTGTGATTTATTAGAAAAAAATTCTATAGATACTATTAAAGTTAGATCAGTAGTTAATTGTGATACTGATTTTGGTGTATGCGCATATTGTTATGGTCGAGATTTAGCAAGAGGTAATTTAGTCAACAAAGGAGAAGCGATAGGAGTAATTGCAGCTCAATCTATAGGAGAGCCTGGTACTCAATTAACGATGAGAACATTTCATATTGGTGGAGCTGCTTCAAGAGCTGCGACAGAATCTAGTATTCAAATTAAAAATAAAGGTATTATAAATCTTAATAATGCAAAATCTGTCACTAATTCTTCAGGAAAAATAGTTATAACATCAAGAAATGTAGAGTTAAATATTATTGATAAATTTGGCAGGACAAAAGAAAGTTATAAAATACCTTATGGATCTATAATGGCTAAAAAAAATGGAGAAGAAGTTACCTCTGGAGAAACTATAGCAAAATGGGATCCTCATACTATACCAGTAATTACAGAAGTAAATGGATTTGTTCGATTTATAGATATGATTGATGGTCAAAGTATTACAAGACAAGCAGATGAATTAACCGGATTATCTTCAATAGTAGTATTAGATACAGCTGAAAGAATGTCTATTGGTAAAGATTTAAGACCTTCATTAAAAATTATCGATGCAAACGGAAATGATGTACTTATTTCAGGAACAGATATGCCTGCTCAATATTTTCTACCTGGAAAAGCAATTGTACAATTAAATGATGGTGTAAAAATTAGTTCAGGTGATACTCTAGCAAGAGTTCCCCAAGAATCAGGAGGAACTAAAGATATAACTGGAGGATTACCAAGAGTAGCGGATTTATTTGAAGCAAGACGCCCAAAAGAACTGGCTATTTTAGCTGAAATTAGTGGCATCATTTCATTTGGAAAAGAAACTAAAGGAAAAAGAAGATTAATTATTACTCCAGTAGATGGAAATGATTCGTATGAAGAAATGATTCCGAAATGGAGACAATTAAATGTATTTGAAGGTGAACGAGTCGAACGAGGTGATGTTATATCCGACGGACCAGAATCACCACATGATATTCTTCGTTTAAGAGGTGTACAAGCTGTAACTAAATATATTGTCAATGAAGTACAAGAAGTATATCGTTTACAAGGTGTAAAAATTAATGATAAACATATTGAAGTTATAGTCAGACAAATGCTTAGAAAAGCAACAATTATTAAATCAGGAAATTCAGAATTTTTAGATGGAGAACAAGTTGAATTTTCAAGAATAAAAATTGCAAATCGTATATTAAATAAAAAAAATAAAATACTAGCTACTTTTTCAAGAGATTTATTAGGAATTACTAAAGCGTCATTAGCAACTGAATCATTTATATCTGCTGCATCATTTCAAGAAACAACTAGAGTGCTAACAGAATCAGCAGTAGCAGGAAAAAAAGACGAACTACGAGGATTGAAAGAAAATGTCATTGTTGGTCGTTTAATTCCAGCAGGTACTGGATATGCATATCATAAAGAACGATTACATCGTCGAAAATCTACAAATAAAAATTATATATCAAATAATAATTCATCTTCGCAAGTTAGTGTTGAAGAAGCATCTGCAAGTTTATCTGAACTATTAAATTCTACTCTTACATAA